In a single window of the candidate division KSB1 bacterium genome:
- a CDS encoding cyclase family protein, producing MQFNHRSFLLLIFLLFLLACGNQEPFTKGEWIDLTHDFSSETIYWPTAEGFKLEVVATGMTEGGYYYTANNFSAAEHGGTHLDSPIHFSEGKKSVEQLTLDQLIGTAAVIDVSSAALANPDYLISVADLTDWETRHGQIQDGAILLFYTGYGQFWPDRKKYMGTDQVGPDAVPLLHFPGIDPEAAKWLVENRNIKAVGLDTPSIDYGQSTLFETHQILYEKNIPGFENVAHLDQLPATGAFIIALPMKIKGGSGGPLRIVAFVED from the coding sequence ATGCAATTCAATCATCGGTCGTTTTTACTTTTGATTTTCTTATTATTTCTTCTAGCATGTGGCAACCAGGAACCCTTTACCAAAGGGGAATGGATCGATCTCACGCACGATTTTTCATCTGAAACGATTTATTGGCCAACTGCCGAAGGATTTAAATTGGAGGTTGTTGCCACTGGCATGACGGAGGGTGGCTATTACTATACCGCCAATAACTTCAGCGCAGCGGAACATGGCGGCACACACCTGGATTCTCCAATTCATTTTTCTGAAGGAAAAAAGTCTGTTGAGCAGTTGACACTTGATCAATTAATCGGAACTGCAGCAGTAATTGATGTATCAAGTGCTGCCCTGGCAAATCCGGATTATTTGATCAGTGTAGCCGATTTAACTGACTGGGAAACCCGGCACGGTCAGATACAGGATGGCGCTATTTTACTATTTTATACGGGTTATGGCCAATTCTGGCCGGATAGGAAGAAATATATGGGCACAGACCAGGTTGGTCCGGATGCCGTTCCCCTGCTACATTTTCCGGGTATCGATCCGGAAGCGGCAAAATGGCTGGTTGAAAATCGAAATATAAAGGCGGTTGGACTGGATACGCCAAGTATCGATTATGGCCAATCGACGTTGTTTGAAACCCATCAAATTCTGTACGAAAAAAATATTCCCGGATTCGAGAATGTAGCTCACCTGGATCAACTACCGGCGACTGGCGCTTTTATCATCGCCTTGCCGATGAAAATTAAAGGCGGCAGTGGCGGGCCGTTACGGATTGTGGCTTTTGTGGAAGATTAA